The Polaribacter sp. MED152 region AACCATAACAGAATATGGTGCGTACTTGTTTTACAATGGAAAATGGAATTTAAGAAAATCATATCCGTTAAAAGACCTCAACAAAAAATTTGGCACTAAAAAACAAGTGTTACAACAAGCCCAACCTTACACTTGGAATAACAATTGGAGAAGCGACAATCGTTTATTTGGTGGTTGGGCAATGTGGTATTTTATTGGCACTACTGACGCTGGTGAAACTGTTTGCGGCTATGAAATGATACACACAACTAATAATTTAATACACTAAATACAATGAAAAAATTACAACTTTTTACAGCAATTTCACTTTTTATATCGATGAGTATTTCTGCACAGAAATTCAATCTAGAAAGCAAAAACTCAAACATTTCTTGGACTGGAAAAGCTGCTTTTAATGCCTATGCTTTAACTGGAAGTTTGAAAGCAAAATCAGGAGAAATCTTGATAGAGAATGATTCAATTAAAAAATTGGAAGTGATTATAGATATGAAATCGCTCGATCATTCAAATAAAGATTTAAAAAAACATTTACGAAATAAAGATTTTTTCGAAGTAAAAAAATATCAAACTGCCACTTTTAAACTATTAAATTCTGTAAAATTGGTTAAAGGAAAAATTCTTTTAGTTGGAAATATGACTATTAAAAACATTACTAAAAAAGAAGAGATAGAAGTTGAAATTCATAAAAATGAAAACATCAATCTACAATTTACTACCAATTTAGACAGAACTAAATATGGCGTAAAATTCAACTCACCAAGTTTTTTTAAAAAAATGAAAGAAAATGCAATTGCGGATGAATTTGTGTTAAAAAGCGAATTGACTTTTAACTAAAAATACTGGCCAATACCAAATACGAGTCCGGCTTTAGACGTGTTAGACTGCCCTACAATTCGAAATCCGTAGTCTATTCGAAACGTAGCATTGTATACTTTTTTGCTGATAAAACGCAAACCTATACCAGAATAAACACGAAGGTTTTCTTCCTGAAAAAAGTCATTCAGTTCACCTCCAGGATTTCTCCAAGAACCAAAATCGGTAAAGACGTTGGTTTGTATGGCTAGCCATTTTTTATCGTAAATAGTATGCCTGTATTCTGTATTGAGTACAAAACTACCTGTACCCCTATCTACCAAAATACCTACCCCTCTTAAATTTACATTATTATCTAAAGCAAAAGGTGCAAAGGGTGTGTTTTCATTAGAAGACAAACCAAATCGTAATCTGTTGGCCCAATTGCCTTTTTCACCTATTCTTTTGTAATAGAAAAAGTCGTTCCAAAAAATGTAAAAATCATTCTGATAATCATTTTCTGTAAGCACATATTGTGCATAAAGCACACTCTTAAATCCGCTTACATATTGGTAGTAATAATCTAAATTGGTATAACCATAAACCAGCTTAAACAATGCTTTTTGTAGGTCGAGCTGCTGTGGAATTTCTGGTGCAGTTATTCCAGACAAGTATTGATATTTCTCTGTAAAGAAATTTACCCCAAAATTCACTTCATTGTTTACATCAATTTGATAGAGTGCCAAAGCCTCAAAAGAAATGTTATTGTATAAATAATTGGCAGATTGATCATTAAAATACAAAGGCTCTTCACTTTTCCAGTTTTGATGATTTAAGGCCACTCCCCATTTTCTAGAAAACAGGTTGGGTGCTCTAAAATTCAGGGCATAGGTATGAAACCCATTGTATTGGTAAAAGCCTCCAAAAGTGATGTTTCTACCTAGTAAATTGTAATCGTACAAACCCAATTTATAGGAAAATACATTGTTGGTGGTTGTCCAAAAATTAAGATCGGGCAATAATGTATAATTCTCTTCAATAGTGATGTCAATTGCGCATTCTTGAGCGCCAATTTCTTTCACTGTATAATAGGCATAGCTAATGGCTGGTAGGCGTTTTAAGCGTAAAATATCTTGATGCAATACAGTAGAATCTAGAGGTTGCCCCACTTGCGTTTCTAAAATTTTAGCAATAAAAGAAGGCTTTGTTTTTTGTGCACCTTTAATTGTAATAGATGCAATTTTGGTAGTTTGCGCTTGCCCTAAGAAAACACTGCACAAACATAAAACTAAGACTATTTTTAATTTAGAAATCATTGTTGCAGTAAATATAAAACTTCTTATTGAGCATATAGCTTTTTAATAAGTTCTTCTGCTGGTTTATTTTGAGGGGTAAATCTGTTGTTGTTTTCTCCGCCAACTTTGTCATGCCTGTGAAACCATTTCCAAAGAAATCCGCCAGCAAACCAATCTTCATCCCAAAATTGATTGTGTATGGCTTGCAAACCATTGGCTTGAGCTTGTAGATTTACACTGCCTTGAAGTCTATGAAACTCCCATGGTTTTTTAGCATTATAGTCTACACTTCTATACCCAAATTCTGTAAAAAGAATAGGCTTGTTAAACTTTTGCTGAATGCCTATAATTTCTTTTTTGTGTTTTGCCCAACCTTCTTCTAAATGCGCCACTGTTGGTGTTTTTACATCACTTAAAGGAAAATAGGCATCGATTCCAATAAAGTCGAGCTCGCTCCAAAAAGACAAACGTTTGTACTCATCCCAATTGGCTGCATAGGTTAACTTACCTTTATAAATAGTTCTAATTTCTTTGATGAGTTGCACCCAATATTCTGGCCTATTCATCACAAATTCTTTTAATTCTGTACCAATACAAAGTACCTCTGCATCTAAAGTTTCAGCAGCTCTTGCATAGGTAAGAATGTAGGCTTTGTAAGAATTTTCTAAAAGTTGCCAATGTTCTTCTGTGGTTGGTTTTAAATCACCTGTAAAACCACCTCTTCTTAACCATAAATGAGGTTTTACCATTATTTTAATACCCACTTTTTTAAACTCTTTGGCATATTGTAGTAACCCATTTTCGGTTTCGCCAAACCATTCTCTATTGGTATTAAATTCAATTTTTGGGTACTCTAGATTGCGAATAAAACTATAAGGCATTAAAGCCACATAGTTACTTTTAGAATTTAAAACGGGTGTAATATGTTCTTGGCTAATAGAATCTCTAGAAGCCACAAAGCTTAATCCGTTAATTTTTTGGGGTTGACTTTTACAAGCGGTTTGTAAAAAAAGTACAGCAATTAAAAAGAGATATCTTGTTTTCATAAATCTCTTAAAAATACTTCTTTTTCTTAAAACAAGGCTCTTAAACCTAAGTTAAAACTTTGCCCTAAACCAGTATCACTACCTCTTACAAACTTGCTGTATAAAACCTCTAAATTTAAGACAGGTGTAATTTGATATTTACCTCCAAAACCTAAACTGGTAAAGTCTTGCGCAAAATCTCCTATTCTTTGGTAATGCTGTACAAAACCTAAAATAGTGGTTGCATCATTAGGAAAATAACTCATGAACAAACCTGGAGCTAATACAAAAGTATTGTTTGCAAAGCTATCTTCATCACCAAAATTATATTCGGTACTTAACTCTGTAAATAATTGCCAATCTCCACTTGGAAAGGTATAATCATAGAAAAATCGGTTTTGAAACATGTAAGCAGTTTGATCTAAAAACACCCCATTCGCATCTGATTCTTCATTGATTAAAGGAATATGAAAAGCACTTTGAACAGAAAAATTACCCACATTGGATAATGGCTGCCATTTTAAGGCAGGTGCTAAAGAAGACAAACCATTTCTTGAGCTATTATCTGAAGGAAAACCTAAAACAGACGTAGCACTCTTACCATTAATTGCATTAGATCTGTACTCTAACAATAACCCTACATTTAAACGATTGTTTTCTGAAACTCCCGTAAAAATATCTAATGTAGAAGTAAAGTACGTTTCTCTTGCTTTATCTGCTTTTACGCCATTAAAAGTGGCTTCTGTTTCTGTATATAGGTTGTTGAAAAATTTAATATCCCACTGCCCTTTGTTTAATAGTTTAGAAGGTGTGTAAGTCTGAATATTACTTTTTGTTGTAGTATCTGCATCTTGTGCAAAACTGCTTTCTACAAAAATGATGATAAGTAGTATTGCTAGATTTCTTAGGCTAATTTTATTCATTTGGTTGGTTTATTTGGATGAATTTAGAGGATAGTCTTAGAAGTTTTAAAATACTTACAGCCTCTAGAAAGTTTTTTATTTATACTTAATCTAAATTATAGGTATCTGTTAAGTTCTTAACTTTAGCTTCGACAGAAAGTCAAGAATCAATCAATACATTATGGAACACATTGTAATTATCGGAAATGGAATTTCTGGGGTTACAGCTGCAAGACATATCAGAAAAAACTCTGATAAACAAATTACCATAGTCTCTGCTGAAACCAAATACTTTTTTTCTAGAACTGCACTCATGTATATTTATATGGGGCACATGAAGTTTGAACATACACAGCCTTATGAAAATTGGTTTTGGGATAAAAACAACATTAACCTAAAAGAAGGCTACGTTTCTAAAATAAATACAGCTACTAAAGAGCTATCGTTTAAAGATGGTTCTGCCTTAACTTACGATAAGTTAATCATTGCAACTGGTTCTAAACCCAATAAATTTGGTTGGCCAGGTCAAGACTTAAAGGGCGTTTTGGGTATGTACCATAAGCAAGATCTAGAAAATTTAGAACTGATTGCGCCTAATAATGACGTGTGTAAACGCGCTGTAATTGTAGGTGGTGGATTAATAGGAATTGAATTGGCAGAAATGCTTAGAAGTAGAGATATACCTGTTACTTTTTTGGTACGTGAAAGTAGTTTTTGGAATGGCGTTTTGCCTGCACAAGAATCTGAAATGATTAACAAACACATCAAAGAGCATCACATAGATTTGCGTTTAAGCACCAACTTAAAGAAAATAAAATCCGATGAAAATGGCCGTGTAAAATCCATTATCATTGAAGAAACAAGCGAAGAAATTGCCTGTAATGTTGTGGGTTTAACTGCTGGAGTTACACCTAATATTGACTTTTTAGAAGGTTCAGGAATTAAGACCAAAAAAGGAGTTTTGGTGAATAGAATGTTAGAAACCAATACAAAAGATGTGTATGCCATAGGTGATTGTGCAGAACAACATGAAGCAATTGGTTTACGTAGAAATATTGAAGCAGTTTGGTATACAGGAAGAATGATGGGTGAAGCTTTAGCGCAAACCATTTGTGGCAATTCAACTGAATACAAGCCTGGGCATTGGTTTAATTCGGCCAAGTTCTTAGACATTGAATACCAAACGTATGGTTGGGTATTTAGTGAGCGCAATAAGAAGGATTATGAAAGCTATTTTCAGTGGAAACACCCTTCAAAAGATATTTGTATCACCATTTCTTACCATAAAAAAACACAACAATTTTTAGGAATAAATACTTTCGGAATTCGAATGCGTCATGAAAAATTTGACCAATGGTTAACCGAAAAACAATCCATACAACACGTCTTAAAGTATTTAAAGGATGCCAATTTTGATCCGGAGTTTTACAGCTTGTATGAAAAAGATATTGTTGCAAAATTCAATAGCGAACACAACACCCAAATAAAAGTACAAGATAAAAGCTGGAAACGCATATTCTCTAAAGCATAAATGCTTTGTAAGAGAAAGAATAAAGTAAATAAAATAGCAATCACACATCTAACAGCACCATTTTGAAAGCGATAAAAAATATAGGACTCGTCATTTTTTTAACAGGCTTAACACTATTTACAGCCACCATTTTTACAGGTAATTTTACATTTACCCAACAAGAATTTGATTCTTTTGTAGCAGAAAAAGGCTATAAAAGTGAGCTATTTGTGGAGGAACTCCAAAAAGCCTTGGTTACCGATGAAAACGTAAACATCTTTGAATTTTCTAAACGGGTTAGAAATGCGGTAGATGTAAACAACCAGTATTACAATGAGCTAATTGCGAAATACAATGCAGAGAAAAACTGGAAGAAAAAAGGAGCTCAATACCAATATAAAATCAACGGAAAACCACATACCATTAGTTTTAATATCGCTAAAAAAGCAGGTAGTGGTTTTGTAAAAGAGAATGCAGGCTTGGTGTGGTTTTTAACTTTTGGTTTGGGCATAATTGGGGCACTCCTTTTTATTTTACCAAACTTAATTTTATTAGGAAAACCAGGTATTAAAAACGATCACATCTATCAGCAATCTGCCACCAATAGAGGTTTTATAGCTTGGTTGGTTTTGGTGTATTTGGTTGCCTTTTATTTGGTGCTTTATTTTATGGCAGACTATGTTGTAAACTGGACGTTTATTCTAGATCCTATTAGTAAAGTATTAAATGGTGGTGATGCTTCACAGTGGTTTGTATACGGTTTTCTATACTGTACAATTATGCTAACCATGGGTGTTCGAATGTATATAAAGTACAGACATAACAAATATCAAATTATAAGAACTACATCTGTTTTATTTTTTCAAATTGTATTTGCCTTTTTAATTCCGGAGATTATGACCAGCTTAAATATGCCTGGTTACGATTTTAAAAATGCCTTTCCTTTAGATTATGATTTCTTTTTTGAATGGAATTTAAAAAGCTTAACCGAAAGTGGTGGTATTGGTATTTTTATATTGGTTTGGGGTATTGTTTTAACCCTAATTATTGTACCTGTAATGGTTTACTTCTTCGGAAAAAGATGGTATTGTTCTTGGGTTTGTGGTTGTGGTGGCTTGGCTGAAACGCTTGGTGACCCTTACAGACAGCACTCTAACAAAAGTTTGAATGCATGGAAATTAGAACGATGGCTAATACATTCGGTTCTAGTTTTTTCTTTAGTGATGACACTAGTAACCTTGTATTGCTATTTTTCCGGCACTTCGTCGTTCTTAGGTATAAAATCACAATGGATTAAAGATACCTACAGCTTTTTAATCGGAGCTTGGTTTGCAGGTGTAATTGGTACTGGTTTCTACCCAATTTTTGGAAATAGAGTTTGGTGTAGATTTGGTTGCCCATTGGCTGCTTACTTAGGTTTAGTGCAACGTTTTAAATCGCGTTTTAGAATCACTACAAATGGTGGGCAATGTATTTCTTGTGGAAACTGTTCTACGTATTGTGAGCAAGGAATTGATGTAAGAGCTTATGCGCAAAAAGGAGAAAACATAGTTAGATCTAGTTGTGTAGGGTGTGGAATTTGTTCTGCTGTGTGTCCTAGAGGAGTTTTAAAATTAGAAAACGGCCCTGAAGAAGGTAGAATAAATCCTACCGAAATTTTGTTAGGTAACGATGTTGATTTAATGCAACTGGTAAATAAGAAATAATGATTCATAAAGCACTGCTTGTATTTTTTCTTTACGTTGGTCTGTTCACCAATGAAAAAACCTATACC contains the following coding sequences:
- a CDS encoding glycoside hydrolase; the protein is MKTRYLFLIAVLFLQTACKSQPQKINGLSFVASRDSISQEHITPVLNSKSNYVALMPYSFIRNLEYPKIEFNTNREWFGETENGLLQYAKEFKKVGIKIMVKPHLWLRRGGFTGDLKPTTEEHWQLLENSYKAYILTYARAAETLDAEVLCIGTELKEFVMNRPEYWVQLIKEIRTIYKGKLTYAANWDEYKRLSFWSELDFIGIDAYFPLSDVKTPTVAHLEEGWAKHKKEIIGIQQKFNKPILFTEFGYRSVDYNAKKPWEFHRLQGSVNLQAQANGLQAIHNQFWDEDWFAGGFLWKWFHRHDKVGGENNNRFTPQNKPAEELIKKLYAQ
- a CDS encoding POTRA domain-containing protein, with amino-acid sequence MISKLKIVLVLCLCSVFLGQAQTTKIASITIKGAQKTKPSFIAKILETQVGQPLDSTVLHQDILRLKRLPAISYAYYTVKEIGAQECAIDITIEENYTLLPDLNFWTTTNNVFSYKLGLYDYNLLGRNITFGGFYQYNGFHTYALNFRAPNLFSRKWGVALNHQNWKSEEPLYFNDQSANYLYNNISFEALALYQIDVNNEVNFGVNFFTEKYQYLSGITAPEIPQQLDLQKALFKLVYGYTNLDYYYQYVSGFKSVLYAQYVLTENDYQNDFYIFWNDFFYYKRIGEKGNWANRLRFGLSSNENTPFAPFALDNNVNLRGVGILVDRGTGSFVLNTEYRHTIYDKKWLAIQTNVFTDFGSWRNPGGELNDFFQEENLRVYSGIGLRFISKKVYNATFRIDYGFRIVGQSNTSKAGLVFGIGQYF
- a CDS encoding YceI family protein — protein: MKKLQLFTAISLFISMSISAQKFNLESKNSNISWTGKAAFNAYALTGSLKAKSGEILIENDSIKKLEVIIDMKSLDHSNKDLKKHLRNKDFFEVKKYQTATFKLLNSVKLVKGKILLVGNMTIKNITKKEEIEVEIHKNENINLQFTTNLDRTKYGVKFNSPSFFKKMKENAIADEFVLKSELTFN
- a CDS encoding 4Fe-4S binding protein; the protein is MKAIKNIGLVIFLTGLTLFTATIFTGNFTFTQQEFDSFVAEKGYKSELFVEELQKALVTDENVNIFEFSKRVRNAVDVNNQYYNELIAKYNAEKNWKKKGAQYQYKINGKPHTISFNIAKKAGSGFVKENAGLVWFLTFGLGIIGALLFILPNLILLGKPGIKNDHIYQQSATNRGFIAWLVLVYLVAFYLVLYFMADYVVNWTFILDPISKVLNGGDASQWFVYGFLYCTIMLTMGVRMYIKYRHNKYQIIRTTSVLFFQIVFAFLIPEIMTSLNMPGYDFKNAFPLDYDFFFEWNLKSLTESGGIGIFILVWGIVLTLIIVPVMVYFFGKRWYCSWVCGCGGLAETLGDPYRQHSNKSLNAWKLERWLIHSVLVFSLVMTLVTLYCYFSGTSSFLGIKSQWIKDTYSFLIGAWFAGVIGTGFYPIFGNRVWCRFGCPLAAYLGLVQRFKSRFRITTNGGQCISCGNCSTYCEQGIDVRAYAQKGENIVRSSCVGCGICSAVCPRGVLKLENGPEEGRINPTEILLGNDVDLMQLVNKK
- a CDS encoding NAD(P)/FAD-dependent oxidoreductase translates to MEHIVIIGNGISGVTAARHIRKNSDKQITIVSAETKYFFSRTALMYIYMGHMKFEHTQPYENWFWDKNNINLKEGYVSKINTATKELSFKDGSALTYDKLIIATGSKPNKFGWPGQDLKGVLGMYHKQDLENLELIAPNNDVCKRAVIVGGGLIGIELAEMLRSRDIPVTFLVRESSFWNGVLPAQESEMINKHIKEHHIDLRLSTNLKKIKSDENGRVKSIIIEETSEEIACNVVGLTAGVTPNIDFLEGSGIKTKKGVLVNRMLETNTKDVYAIGDCAEQHEAIGLRRNIEAVWYTGRMMGEALAQTICGNSTEYKPGHWFNSAKFLDIEYQTYGWVFSERNKKDYESYFQWKHPSKDICITISYHKKTQQFLGINTFGIRMRHEKFDQWLTEKQSIQHVLKYLKDANFDPEFYSLYEKDIVAKFNSEHNTQIKVQDKSWKRIFSKA